The following coding sequences lie in one Alphaproteobacteria bacterium genomic window:
- a CDS encoding carbohydrate ABC transporter permease, with the protein MAAAQAGVRRRRHGSRALRPGGGAVAGSYAILIFGCVVSIVPFLYVLSTSVKDTRSLFTYPPEWVPEQFFWGNYTSLFTAHPFLDWTLNTLFVAGTITVVKVLIDAMAAYALAKMRFTGRLAITATLLFSVAIPIAALVIPLYFLVRWLDLLNTYWALILPPLANPIGIFMIRSFIVSLPQDLDHSARLDGSGEIGIFVQIILPLVKPGLVVHAVFTFMIQYTSFLWPLVAVQDEERQVLTVGIASLKAIFTVDWGLISAASLLAAVPITVMFVFLQRFFIAQNLAGALKE; encoded by the coding sequence ATGGCGGCGGCCCAGGCAGGGGTGCGGCGCCGTCGGCACGGCTCGCGCGCGCTGCGACCCGGCGGCGGCGCGGTCGCCGGATCCTACGCCATCCTGATCTTCGGCTGCGTCGTCTCGATCGTGCCGTTCCTCTACGTGCTGTCGACGTCGGTGAAGGACACGCGCTCGCTGTTCACCTACCCGCCGGAGTGGGTGCCGGAGCAGTTCTTCTGGGGCAACTACACCAGCCTGTTCACCGCCCACCCGTTCCTCGACTGGACGCTGAACACGCTGTTCGTCGCCGGCACGATCACGGTGGTGAAGGTGCTGATCGACGCCATGGCCGCCTATGCGCTGGCGAAGATGCGGTTCACCGGGCGGCTCGCCATCACCGCCACGCTGCTGTTCTCGGTGGCGATCCCGATCGCGGCGCTGGTCATCCCGCTCTATTTCCTGGTCCGCTGGCTCGACCTGCTCAACACCTACTGGGCGCTGATCCTGCCGCCGCTGGCCAACCCGATCGGCATCTTCATGATCCGCAGCTTCATCGTCTCGCTGCCGCAGGACCTCGACCATTCCGCGCGGCTCGACGGTTCCGGCGAGATCGGCATCTTCGTGCAGATCATCCTGCCGCTGGTGAAGCCGGGCCTGGTGGTCCACGCCGTCTTCACCTTCATGATCCAGTACACCAGCTTCCTGTGGCCGCTGGTGGCGGTGCAGGACGAGGAGCGCCAGGTGCTGACCGTCGGCATCGCCAGCCTGAAGGCGATCTTCACGGTCGACTGGGGCCTGATCAGCGCCGCCTCGCTGCTGGCCGCGGTGCCGATCACCGTGATGTTCGTGTTCCTGCAGCGGTTCTTCATCGCGCAGAACCTGGCCGGCGCGTTGAAGGAGTAG
- a CDS encoding ABC transporter ATP-binding protein, with product MTKAYGDHVAVHEFSLSIVENEFVVLLGPSGCGKSTLLKLIAGIEDVTDGEIYVGGKLVNYIAPRDRDVAMVFQNYALYPHMTVAQNIAFPLRARWSQRPPRAEVSARVREAARLVDLESQLGKLPGQLSGGQRQRVALARAIIRQPVAFLMDEPLSNLDALLRTEMRRNLLDVHAAVGRANVYVTHDQLEAMTMADRIVVLRDGRLQQVGTPHDVYQRPANLFVAGFVGSPAMNFVPAEIADDGTAIAHGIAFAAGARFGARPERAVTLGIRPSDLVVAPPADAPNRMEGTVARVEYAGSDQYCDVALSDALSLRVRARPDVPLAVGQPIALAIAPAAVHAFDPDGTRIAEDRPQA from the coding sequence GTGACCAAGGCCTATGGCGACCATGTCGCCGTCCACGAATTCTCGCTGTCCATCGTCGAGAACGAGTTCGTCGTCCTGCTCGGCCCGTCCGGCTGCGGCAAGAGCACGCTGCTGAAGCTGATCGCCGGCATCGAGGACGTCACCGACGGCGAGATCTATGTCGGCGGCAAGCTGGTCAACTACATCGCGCCGCGCGACCGCGACGTGGCGATGGTGTTCCAGAACTACGCCCTCTATCCGCACATGACGGTGGCGCAGAACATCGCCTTTCCGCTGCGCGCGCGCTGGTCGCAGCGGCCCCCGCGCGCCGAGGTAAGCGCGCGGGTGCGCGAGGCCGCCCGCCTGGTCGACCTGGAATCGCAGCTGGGCAAGCTGCCCGGCCAGCTTTCCGGCGGCCAGCGCCAGCGCGTAGCACTGGCCCGCGCCATCATCCGCCAGCCGGTCGCCTTCCTGATGGACGAGCCGCTGTCCAACCTGGACGCGCTGCTGCGCACCGAGATGCGGCGCAACCTGCTCGACGTGCACGCGGCGGTGGGCCGCGCCAACGTCTATGTCACCCACGACCAGCTGGAGGCGATGACCATGGCCGACCGCATCGTCGTGCTGCGCGACGGCCGGCTGCAGCAGGTCGGCACCCCGCACGACGTCTACCAGCGGCCGGCCAACCTGTTCGTCGCCGGCTTCGTCGGCAGCCCGGCGATGAACTTCGTGCCGGCCGAGATCGCCGACGACGGCACGGCGATCGCCCACGGCATCGCCTTCGCGGCCGGAGCGCGTTTCGGCGCCAGGCCCGAGCGCGCGGTCACCCTCGGCATCCGGCCCAGCGACCTGGTCGTCGCGCCGCCGGCCGACGCGCCAAACCGCATGGAAGGCACGGTGGCACGCGTGGAATATGCCGGCTCGGACCAATATTGCGACGTGGCCCTGTCCGACGCCCTTTCCCTGCGCGTGCGGGCACGGCCCGACGTGCCGCTCGCCGTCGGCCAGCCGATCGCGCTCGCCATCGCGCCGGCCGCCGTGCATGCCTTCGATCCCGACGGAACGCGAATCGCAGAGGACAGGCCGCAAGCATGA
- a CDS encoding hydantoinase/oxoprolinase family protein codes for MTMTGALRFACDTGGTFTDLLVEDAAGALRMVKAPTTPDDPVRGVLDSLAAAADELGLGLADLLGRGELFIHGTTHAINAIVTGRTARTAFLTTEGHPDILVFREGGRSEPFNFTVPYPEPYIPKALTFEIPERIMGDGAVRTPLDEAAVMAVIARLRDLRVEAVGVCLLWSIVNPDHEERVGRLLAEHLPGVPVTLSHRVNPSLREYRRASATCLDASLKPLMGAYMRDLEGRLRAAGFAGRVLIITSQGGVMDAATVAEAPVHLINSGPSMAPVAGRHFAALDSKAETAIVADTGGTTFDVSVVRRGHIPRTRETWIGQPFRGHMTGLPSVDVKSIGAGGGSIAWVDPAGLLHVGPDSAGAVPGPACYGRGGTRPTLSDAALVLGHIDPAYFLGGGIPLDTAAAEAAIAADVARPLGLDLHAAAAAVVALATENMVQAIMDITVNQGIDAGEAVLIGGGGAAGLNACAIGRRLGCAEVVLPDVGAALSAAGALASDLSAEYRRTFYAHTGRFDFDGVNAVLAGLAAQARAFAADAGRGARATELQFFMEARYPDQVWEIEVPLRRARFAAGDDVADLEADFNRAHEEQFAVADEGSRIEIVSWSVLVRCRLRDSELGRLAAAGGGAIRHDRRPAYFAGHGLLDAAVLEFDAMTPGERVAGPAIVESPVTTIVVDPGATCQRLPSGSLAVRPFGG; via the coding sequence ATGACGATGACCGGAGCCCTGCGCTTCGCCTGCGACACCGGCGGCACCTTTACCGACCTGCTGGTCGAGGACGCCGCCGGCGCGCTGCGCATGGTCAAGGCGCCGACCACGCCCGACGACCCGGTGCGCGGCGTGCTCGACAGCCTCGCGGCGGCCGCCGACGAGCTGGGCCTGGGCCTGGCCGACCTGCTCGGCCGCGGCGAGCTGTTCATCCATGGCACCACCCACGCCATCAACGCCATCGTCACCGGCCGCACCGCGCGCACCGCCTTCCTCACCACCGAGGGCCACCCGGACATCCTGGTGTTCCGCGAGGGCGGACGCAGCGAGCCGTTCAACTTCACGGTGCCCTATCCCGAACCCTACATCCCGAAGGCGCTGACCTTCGAGATCCCGGAGCGGATCATGGGCGACGGTGCTGTGCGCACGCCGCTGGACGAAGCCGCGGTGATGGCCGTGATCGCGCGGCTGCGCGACCTCCGGGTCGAGGCGGTCGGCGTCTGCCTGCTGTGGTCGATCGTCAACCCCGACCACGAGGAGCGTGTCGGCCGCCTGCTGGCCGAGCACCTGCCGGGTGTGCCGGTCACCCTGTCGCACCGGGTCAACCCGTCGCTGCGCGAATATCGCCGGGCCAGCGCCACCTGCCTCGACGCCTCGCTGAAGCCGCTGATGGGCGCCTATATGCGCGACCTGGAAGGCCGGCTGCGCGCCGCCGGCTTCGCCGGCCGCGTGCTGATCATCACCTCGCAGGGCGGGGTGATGGATGCGGCCACGGTCGCCGAGGCGCCGGTGCATCTGATCAACTCCGGCCCGTCGATGGCGCCGGTCGCCGGCCGCCACTTCGCCGCGCTGGACAGCAAGGCGGAAACGGCGATCGTCGCCGATACCGGCGGCACCACGTTCGACGTCAGCGTCGTGCGCCGCGGCCACATCCCGCGCACCCGCGAGACCTGGATCGGCCAGCCGTTCCGCGGCCACATGACCGGCCTGCCGTCGGTCGACGTGAAGAGCATCGGCGCCGGCGGCGGCAGCATCGCCTGGGTCGACCCGGCCGGCCTGCTGCACGTCGGGCCGGACAGCGCCGGCGCGGTGCCGGGGCCGGCCTGTTATGGCCGCGGCGGTACGCGGCCGACCCTCAGCGATGCCGCGCTGGTGCTGGGTCACATCGATCCGGCCTACTTCCTCGGCGGCGGCATCCCGCTGGACACCGCCGCGGCCGAGGCCGCGATCGCGGCCGACGTCGCGCGCCCGCTGGGGCTCGACCTGCACGCCGCCGCGGCCGCCGTCGTCGCGCTGGCGACCGAGAACATGGTCCAGGCGATCATGGACATCACGGTGAACCAGGGCATCGACGCCGGCGAGGCGGTGCTGATCGGCGGCGGCGGCGCGGCCGGCCTGAACGCCTGCGCCATCGGCCGCAGGCTCGGCTGCGCCGAGGTGGTGCTGCCCGATGTCGGCGCGGCGCTCAGCGCGGCCGGCGCCCTCGCCTCCGACCTCAGCGCCGAGTATCGCCGCACCTTCTACGCCCACACAGGCCGCTTCGACTTCGACGGCGTCAACGCGGTGCTGGCCGGACTGGCGGCGCAGGCGCGCGCCTTCGCTGCCGATGCCGGCCGCGGTGCCCGCGCCACCGAGCTGCAATTCTTCATGGAGGCCCGCTACCCCGACCAGGTCTGGGAGATCGAGGTGCCGCTGCGGCGCGCCCGCTTCGCGGCAGGCGACGACGTCGCCGACCTGGAGGCGGACTTCAACAGGGCGCACGAGGAACAGTTCGCCGTCGCCGACGAAGGCTCGCGGATCGAGATCGTCAGTTGGTCGGTGCTGGTGCGCTGCCGCCTGCGCGACAGCGAACTCGGCCGGCTGGCCGCCGCCGGCGGCGGTGCCATCCGCCATGACCGGCGGCCGGCCTATTTCGCCGGCCACGGTCTGCTGGACGCCGCGGTCCTCGAGTTCGACGCCATGACCCCCGGCGAGCGGGTCGCCGGGCCGGCCATCGTCGAATCGCCCGTCACCACCATCGTCGTCGACCCCGGCGCGACCTGCCAGCGGCTGCCCTCCGGCAGCCTGGCCGTACGCCCGTTCGGAGGCTGA
- a CDS encoding hydantoinase B/oxoprolinase family protein, with protein sequence MSDREPQQDRTAGADAVHLAVLNARLEGIARKMSNTLLRTGRSGILTIARDFSCVILTADHRLLTVAESLPIHVLYGPDIMARTMAQNHPVLRRGDAYLHNSPYHGCTHPADHSILIPVIDDDGVHRFTVLAKAHQADCGNALPTTYMGAARDVFAEGALIFPAVKVQSDYQHNMDIVRMCQQRIRVPHQWWGDYLATLGAARIGEREMLALGREVGWDRLAAFAEAWFDYSEQRMVQAIRAIPSGRVVATSTHDPFPGTPADGIPIKVDITVDAEAARIVVDMTDNPDCMPNGLNLSEGCALSAPLVGIFNSIDHTVPKNAGSFRRVEVRLRENCIVGVPRHPTSCSVATTNVADHVANPVQRALAELADGIGMAETGSCIPPSCGVISGRDPRTGHDYVNEVYVGISGGAAAPTTDGWLSIVHVGNAGMCYQDSIELDELRHPIFVEARRLLPDTEGAGRTRGALSAYSVFGPTEGEMTVAYVSDGNVNPAQGARGGLAGGCSAQYVRRRDGTLDPQPGCAEVRLEPGEMMVSVSCGGGGYGAPQDRDRAKVRHDVAEGWISAERARSVYGLDLSGEDRPAG encoded by the coding sequence ATGTCGGATCGCGAACCGCAACAGGACCGCACCGCAGGCGCCGATGCCGTCCATCTCGCCGTGCTCAACGCGCGGCTGGAAGGCATCGCCCGCAAGATGTCGAACACGCTCTTGCGCACCGGGCGCTCCGGCATCCTGACCATCGCGCGCGACTTTTCCTGCGTTATCCTGACCGCCGATCACCGGCTGCTGACGGTGGCGGAGAGCCTGCCGATCCACGTGCTCTACGGCCCCGACATCATGGCCCGCACCATGGCGCAGAATCATCCGGTGCTGCGCCGCGGCGACGCCTATCTGCACAATTCGCCCTATCATGGCTGCACCCATCCGGCCGACCACTCCATCCTGATCCCGGTGATCGACGACGACGGCGTGCATCGCTTCACCGTGCTGGCCAAGGCGCACCAGGCCGACTGCGGCAACGCGCTGCCGACCACCTATATGGGCGCGGCCCGCGACGTCTTCGCCGAGGGCGCGCTGATCTTCCCCGCGGTCAAGGTGCAGTCGGACTATCAGCACAACATGGACATCGTGCGGATGTGCCAGCAGCGTATCCGCGTGCCGCACCAGTGGTGGGGCGACTACCTGGCCACGTTGGGCGCCGCGCGGATCGGCGAGCGCGAGATGCTGGCGCTGGGCCGCGAGGTCGGCTGGGACCGGCTGGCGGCGTTCGCCGAAGCCTGGTTCGACTATTCGGAGCAGCGCATGGTGCAGGCGATCCGCGCCATTCCCAGCGGCCGAGTGGTCGCCACCAGCACCCACGACCCCTTCCCCGGCACGCCAGCCGACGGCATTCCGATCAAGGTCGACATCACCGTCGACGCGGAGGCGGCGCGCATCGTCGTCGACATGACCGACAACCCGGACTGCATGCCCAATGGCCTGAACCTGTCCGAGGGCTGTGCGCTGTCGGCACCGCTGGTCGGCATCTTCAACTCGATCGACCACACGGTGCCGAAGAATGCCGGCAGCTTCCGCCGGGTCGAGGTCAGGCTGCGCGAGAATTGCATCGTCGGCGTGCCGCGCCATCCGACCAGCTGCTCGGTCGCCACCACCAACGTCGCCGACCATGTCGCCAACCCGGTGCAGCGCGCACTGGCCGAGCTCGCCGACGGCATCGGCATGGCGGAGACCGGCAGCTGCATCCCACCGTCGTGCGGCGTCATCTCCGGGCGCGACCCGCGCACCGGCCACGACTATGTCAACGAAGTCTATGTCGGGATATCCGGCGGCGCCGCGGCGCCGACCACGGACGGATGGCTGTCGATCGTCCACGTCGGCAATGCAGGCATGTGCTACCAGGACAGCATCGAGCTCGACGAGCTGCGCCATCCGATCTTCGTCGAGGCGCGCCGGCTGCTGCCCGACACCGAGGGCGCCGGCCGCACCCGCGGCGCGCTCAGCGCCTATTCGGTGTTCGGCCCGACCGAAGGCGAGATGACGGTCGCCTATGTCAGCGACGGCAACGTCAACCCGGCCCAGGGTGCGCGCGGCGGCCTGGCCGGCGGCTGCTCGGCGCAGTATGTGCGGCGCCGCGACGGCACGCTCGACCCGCAGCCCGGCTGTGCCGAGGTGCGGCTGGAGCCCGGCGAGATGATGGTCTCGGTCTCCTGCGGCGGCGGCGGCTATGGCGCGCCGCAGGACCGCGATCGCGCCAAGGTACGCCACGACGTCGCCGAGGGCTGGATCAGCGCCGAGCGCGCGCGCTCGGTCTACGGCCTCGATCTGTCCGGCGAGGACCGGCCGGCTGGCTGA
- a CDS encoding uroporphyrinogen decarboxylase family protein, producing MLLPTSLVGSYAQPEWLIDRAKLAGRFPPRTRAKELWRIPEPYLEEAQNDATIAAIKLQEMAGLDIVTDGEIRRESYSNRFATALDGVDIDNPGTALDRSGHPNPVPRVVGEVRRRHPVEVDDLKFLKAHTDRMVKITVPGPFTMSQQAQDDYYGDPRAMALAYAQAVKEEIADLFAAGADVVQLDEPYMQARPKPAEEYGLEALNAALEGAAGPTAVHVCFGYAAIIHQRPSGYSFLPQFKGCRCNQVSIETAQANLDTSVLEELRGKTVILGVLDLSDMAVETPETVAGRIRRALPHVDADKVIVAPDCGLKYLPRDVAYAKMRAMVEGAGIVRAELA from the coding sequence ATGCTTCTTCCCACATCGCTGGTCGGCAGCTATGCCCAGCCCGAGTGGCTGATCGACCGGGCCAAGCTGGCCGGCCGCTTCCCGCCGCGCACGCGCGCCAAGGAACTGTGGCGCATCCCCGAGCCCTATCTCGAGGAGGCGCAGAACGACGCGACCATCGCTGCGATCAAGCTGCAGGAAATGGCCGGTCTCGACATCGTCACCGACGGCGAGATCCGCCGCGAGAGCTATTCCAACCGGTTCGCTACGGCGCTGGACGGGGTCGACATCGACAACCCCGGCACCGCGCTCGACCGGTCGGGCCATCCCAACCCGGTGCCGCGCGTGGTCGGCGAGGTGCGGCGGCGCCATCCGGTCGAGGTCGACGACCTGAAGTTCCTGAAGGCGCATACCGATCGCATGGTCAAGATCACCGTGCCGGGGCCGTTCACGATGAGCCAGCAGGCGCAGGACGACTATTACGGCGATCCGCGGGCGATGGCGCTGGCCTACGCCCAAGCGGTGAAGGAGGAGATCGCCGACCTGTTCGCCGCCGGCGCCGACGTGGTCCAGCTCGACGAGCCCTACATGCAGGCGCGGCCGAAGCCGGCCGAGGAATACGGCCTCGAGGCGCTGAACGCGGCGCTGGAGGGAGCGGCCGGGCCGACGGCGGTCCACGTCTGCTTCGGCTATGCCGCCATCATCCATCAGCGCCCTTCGGGTTATTCGTTCCTGCCGCAGTTCAAGGGCTGCCGCTGCAACCAGGTCTCGATCGAGACCGCCCAGGCCAACCTCGATACGTCGGTGCTGGAGGAACTGCGCGGCAAGACCGTCATCCTCGGCGTGCTCGACCTGTCGGACATGGCGGTCGAGACGCCGGAGACGGTGGCCGGCCGGATCCGCCGCGCGCTGCCGCACGTCGACGCCGACAAGGTGATCGTGGCGCCGGACTGCGGGCTGAAATACCTGCCGCGCGACGTGGCCTACGCCAAGATGCGGGCGATGGTCGAGGGCGCGGGGATCGTCCGGGCGGAACTGGCCTGA
- a CDS encoding IclR family transcriptional regulator C-terminal domain-containing protein has product MSEGEDRPAEFVEALAKGLAILESFDSSHPDMTLSEVARRVGLSPAAARRSLITLRALGYVGQDGKRFHLKPKIMALSSAFYFSVRIDEVLQPDLRSIVERFGDASSVAVLDGHHVIYIAHYSQQRARRAAAVAGARYPAFATSMGRVLVAAMDDDRLDRWLETLDPTPLTAKTCTDKRALRAALLRVRADGYATTVDQLDYGITALAVPVRDPDGRTIAALNSSGYTGMVTPAQLVAERLPELRVSASHIAHQLVRYPILATVLRN; this is encoded by the coding sequence GTGAGCGAAGGCGAGGATCGGCCGGCCGAGTTCGTCGAGGCCCTCGCCAAGGGGCTGGCGATCCTCGAAAGCTTCGACAGCAGCCATCCGGACATGACGCTCAGCGAGGTCGCCCGCCGCGTCGGCCTGTCGCCGGCAGCGGCGCGGCGCAGCCTGATCACGCTCAGGGCGCTGGGCTATGTCGGCCAGGACGGCAAGCGCTTTCACCTGAAGCCGAAGATCATGGCGCTGAGCTCGGCATTCTACTTCTCGGTCCGGATCGACGAGGTGCTGCAGCCCGACCTGCGCAGCATCGTCGAGCGCTTCGGCGACGCCTCGTCGGTCGCGGTGCTCGACGGCCACCACGTGATCTACATCGCGCACTACTCGCAGCAGCGGGCGCGCCGTGCCGCCGCGGTGGCGGGTGCGCGCTATCCCGCCTTCGCGACCTCGATGGGCCGGGTGCTGGTGGCGGCAATGGACGACGACCGGCTCGATCGGTGGCTGGAGACGCTGGATCCGACGCCGCTGACGGCCAAGACCTGCACCGACAAGCGCGCCCTGCGCGCGGCGCTGTTGCGGGTGCGCGCCGACGGTTATGCGACCACCGTCGACCAGCTTGACTATGGCATCACCGCGCTGGCCGTGCCGGTCCGCGACCCCGACGGCCGCACCATCGCCGCGCTGAACAGCTCCGGCTATACCGGCATGGTGACGCCGGCGCAGCTGGTGGCGGAACGGCTGCCCGAGCTGCGGGTCAGCGCGTCCCACATCGCGCACCAGCTGGTGCGCTATCCGATCCTGGCCACGGTCCTGCGCAATTGA
- a CDS encoding dioxygenase → MRDINQFSITQAVKDSFKTEPGSRFEQLLHGLIDHLHDFTREHNLTHPEWMAVLNFLYDCGKISTPERHEFILLSDVIGFSALVDMLNTRGGATEGSNLGPFYLDDAGTKPLGADLAAGREGACVLVYGKVTDTLHNALPGALVDTWQADGSGTYPIQEQAKGQDKYDLRGKFSCDDQGCYYYTTVLPKPYTVPYDGPVGRLLRAGNRHAWRTAHLHYIVSAPGMRAITTEVFFDGTDYLDNDAVFGVRRSLIAKVKPAKDVDRLGFDLQAKPDAMLEFDFVLAPEG, encoded by the coding sequence ATGCGCGACATCAACCAGTTCTCAATCACCCAGGCGGTGAAGGACTCGTTCAAGACCGAGCCGGGCAGCCGGTTCGAGCAACTGCTGCACGGCCTGATCGACCACCTCCACGATTTCACGCGCGAGCACAACCTGACCCACCCGGAATGGATGGCGGTGCTCAACTTCCTGTACGACTGCGGGAAGATCTCCACGCCGGAGCGGCACGAGTTCATCCTGCTGTCCGACGTGATCGGCTTTTCCGCCCTGGTCGACATGCTGAACACGCGCGGCGGCGCGACGGAGGGCTCGAACCTGGGCCCGTTCTATCTCGACGATGCCGGCACGAAGCCGCTGGGCGCCGATCTGGCGGCCGGTCGCGAGGGGGCTTGCGTGCTGGTCTACGGCAAGGTGACCGACACGCTGCACAACGCGCTGCCGGGCGCGCTGGTCGATACCTGGCAGGCCGACGGCTCCGGCACCTATCCGATCCAGGAGCAGGCCAAGGGCCAGGACAAGTACGACCTGCGCGGCAAGTTCAGCTGCGACGACCAGGGGTGCTACTACTACACCACCGTGCTGCCGAAGCCGTACACGGTGCCCTATGACGGGCCGGTCGGCCGGCTGCTGCGCGCCGGCAACCGTCATGCCTGGCGTACCGCGCACCTGCACTACATCGTCAGTGCGCCCGGGATGCGGGCGATCACCACCGAGGTGTTCTTCGACGGCACCGACTATCTGGACAACGACGCGGTGTTCGGCGTGCGTCGGTCGCTGATCGCCAAGGTGAAGCCGGCCAAGGACGTCGACCGGCTGGGCTTCGACCTGCAGGCCAAGCCGGACGCCATGCTGGAGTTCGATTTCGTCCTTGCCCCCGAGGGCTGA
- a CDS encoding citryl-CoA lyase, whose protein sequence is MRIGKQNNAYTAIATSDAQSVTVRGLDLCRDLIGRIDFTDYFWLLVLGERPSEPQRRMMDACLVAIAEHGLVPSVQAARMTLAAGPDAWQGAMAAGLLGMGSVVAGSSEVAAQFLHDVMARAKTDGTDVEQAAIASLRDMKAARKKVPGLGHPQHSAGDPRADRLLAIADELGIAGDHVGTLRLLARHAPAIIERPLPINVSGAIPATILDAGWPLQAIKAVPLLARAAGLSAHLYEESLRSIGFIMSHQADQAIAYDGKPASHPQEAAE, encoded by the coding sequence ATGCGCATAGGAAAGCAGAACAACGCCTACACCGCCATTGCCACCTCGGACGCGCAGAGCGTCACCGTCCGCGGCCTCGACCTGTGCCGCGACCTGATCGGGAGGATCGACTTCACCGACTATTTCTGGCTGCTGGTGCTCGGCGAGCGGCCGAGCGAGCCGCAGCGCCGGATGATGGACGCGTGCCTGGTCGCCATCGCCGAGCACGGGCTGGTGCCGTCGGTGCAAGCGGCGCGCATGACGCTGGCTGCCGGGCCCGACGCCTGGCAGGGCGCCATGGCCGCCGGCCTGCTCGGCATGGGCAGCGTGGTGGCCGGCAGCTCCGAAGTGGCCGCACAGTTCCTGCACGACGTGATGGCCCGGGCCAAGACCGACGGCACCGATGTCGAGCAGGCCGCCATCGCCAGCCTCAGGGACATGAAGGCGGCCCGCAAGAAGGTGCCCGGCCTCGGCCATCCGCAGCACAGCGCCGGCGATCCGCGCGCCGACCGCCTGCTGGCGATCGCCGACGAGCTGGGCATCGCCGGCGACCATGTCGGCACGCTGCGCCTCTTGGCTAGGCACGCCCCCGCGATCATCGAACGGCCGCTGCCGATCAACGTCTCCGGCGCCATCCCGGCGACGATCCTGGACGCCGGCTGGCCGCTGCAGGCGATCAAGGCTGTGCCGCTGCTGGCCCGTGCGGCCGGCCTGTCGGCGCATCTCTACGAAGAGAGCCTGCGCTCGATCGGCTTCATCATGTCCCACCAGGCGGACCAGGCCATCGCCTATGACGGCAAGCCGGCGTCCCACCCGCAGGAGGCGGCGGAGTAG
- a CDS encoding CoA transferase translates to MAKILKNIRVVELSTYITGPAAGMHLADLGADVIKVERPGTGDPFRAFKGGLYSPHYQTYNRNKRSIALDTSEPDDRAVLHDLVAGADVFIQNFRPGVAEKLGAGEDDLRKVRPDLIYCAISGFGTSGPSRDRPSYDTVAQAASGYLRLLVPPTDPRVIGPAIADAITGQYAALAILAALLERGQTGKGRRIDISMLEAMCHFNLDSFTHYFSVGEVMGPLSRPVVSQSYVFECSDAKWVAIHLSSPTKFWEGLLEATGQQQLAEDPRFNERLERIKHQDELIGHFTPVFRTDTRDAWCEKLLAAGVPHSPAYDSNEALEDPQARHLNIKIAAPHAEMGTFTTVRAPYNFDGEPDLDVLPPPTLDEHGAEIRDELRRKKAG, encoded by the coding sequence ATGGCCAAGATCCTGAAGAACATCCGGGTCGTCGAGCTCAGCACCTACATCACCGGTCCGGCGGCGGGCATGCACCTGGCCGACCTCGGCGCCGACGTGATCAAGGTCGAGCGCCCAGGCACCGGCGACCCGTTCCGCGCCTTCAAGGGCGGGCTCTATTCGCCGCACTATCAGACTTACAACCGCAACAAGCGATCGATCGCGCTGGACACGTCGGAGCCGGACGACCGGGCCGTGCTGCACGACCTCGTCGCCGGCGCCGACGTCTTCATCCAGAATTTCCGTCCGGGCGTGGCCGAGAAGCTGGGCGCCGGCGAGGACGACCTGCGCAAGGTGCGGCCCGACCTGATCTACTGCGCGATCTCCGGCTTCGGCACCTCCGGGCCGTCGCGGGACCGGCCCTCCTACGACACGGTCGCCCAAGCCGCCAGCGGCTATCTGCGCCTGCTGGTCCCGCCGACCGACCCGCGGGTGATCGGGCCGGCGATCGCCGATGCGATCACCGGCCAATATGCCGCGCTGGCGATCCTGGCCGCCCTGCTCGAACGCGGTCAGACCGGCAAGGGCCGCCGCATCGACATCTCGATGCTGGAAGCGATGTGCCACTTCAACCTGGACAGCTTCACCCACTATTTCTCGGTCGGCGAGGTGATGGGGCCGCTGTCGCGGCCGGTGGTCTCGCAGTCCTACGTGTTCGAGTGCAGCGACGCGAAGTGGGTCGCCATCCACCTGTCCTCGCCCACCAAGTTCTGGGAGGGCCTGCTGGAGGCCACCGGGCAGCAGCAGCTGGCCGAAGACCCGCGCTTCAACGAGCGGCTGGAGCGGATCAAGCACCAGGACGAGCTGATCGGCCACTTCACGCCGGTGTTCCGCACCGACACGCGCGACGCCTGGTGCGAAAAGCTGCTGGCGGCGGGCGTGCCGCACTCGCCGGCCTACGATTCGAACGAAGCGCTGGAAGACCCGCAGGCGCGCCATCTCAACATCAAGATCGCGGCGCCGCATGCCGAGATGGGCACGTTCACCACGGTAAGGGCGCCGTACAACTTCGACGGCGAGCCCGATCTCGACGTGCTGCCGCCACCGACGCTCGACGAGCACGGCGCGGAAATCCGCGACGAGCTGCGGCGCAAGAAAGCCGGCTGA